Within the Gemmatimonadota bacterium genome, the region TCGCACCATGCGAGGTAATTGGCGTGATAGACCACGCCCATCTGATCAGTTTCCGCGTATCTCACGCGAACTTCGGTCACCTGGAGCATTTGTTAAGATACCGCCGCTGCGCTAAGCTTGTCGCGTGCTCAACACTCCATGCCACATCGTATCCGACCTGCATCTGGGAGTCGCGAACGCCGAAGTCGAACGATCGTTCGAAGGGTATCTGGCGGGGATTACCGGAAAAATTCCGGCCCTCATCATCAACGGCGACCTGTTCGACTTCTGGTTCGAGTGGAAGACGGTGATTCCAAGACGCGGCTTCCGGACGCTTGCCGCGCTTGCCGCACTGCGTGACAGCGGAACGGAGATCCTCTACATCGCGGGCAATCACGACTGCTGGGGCGGAGATGTCCTTCGCGAGGACGTCGGCGTGGAATATCACGTAGGCCCGTGGGAGGGGTCGATCGGGCCGTGGCGGGTACGTGTGGAGCACGGCGACGGACTTCGCGAAGTCGAGGACCGGAAGTACAGGATGGTGCGACCGATCATGCGCTCCCCGCTTGCGATCGGAATGTTCCGACGGCTGCATCCCGACTGGGCGACGCGGCTCGCGTCGGGCAGCTCGAACGCGAGCCGCACGTACTCGGCTCGTGACGGAGGCGAGGGGTTGCGCGCGATCGGGCATGCGCGCCTCGAGTCGGAACCCGAGCTGGACGTTGCCGTCTACGGGCACTCGCACGTTGCGGCGCTCGAGCGTGTGGGCGCGAGGCAGGTCTTCGCAAACGCGGGATCGTGGCTCGATGCACCGACGTACATCGAAATAACCGACAGCTCGATCGAGCTGCTGCGGTGGAACGGGTCAGCCGAGCGTGAGAGTCTCCACGTGATCGATCGCGGCGCCTAGAAAGCGCTCCCCGACGTTGCGGAACTGCTCGGGCACGTCAGAGGCGATGAAACGCAAGCGGGAGCGGTCGTCGCGCTGAGCGTGACGCAGTCCGCGTTCTGTCAGCAGGCGGGCGACCTCGCCCGCGGTCTCCTCGGCGCTGTCGATCAATTTTATGTCCGGCCCAAGCGCGCGCGCGATCACCGGTTTCAGGAGCGGGTAGTGCGTGCAGCCAAGGACCAGCGCGTCGATTCCGATGTCGCGCAGCGGCGCCAGATAATCCTGCGCGACAAGATTTATTGCGGGATGATCAAGCCAGCCTTCCTCGACGAATGGCACGAACAGAGGACATGCGCGCGCCGTGACTTCGGCCTCATCGTCCAGTGCATGGATGGCGCGCTCGTAGGCGCCGGAGCTCACCGTCCCCTGCGTTCCAACGACACCGATGCGTCGTGACGCCGATGCGCGAAGGGCGGCGCGCGCACCGGGCTCGATGACTCCCGTAATGGGGATGTCGAAATGCGCGCGCAGCGAATCGAGCGCGTGCGCGGTCGCGGTATTGCAAGCAACCACCACGTTCTTCACGCCCTGATCGCGCAGGAACGACGTGATCTCGTGAGCGTAGCGAGTCACCGTTTCGGGGCTCTTGGGGCCGTAAGGAACGCGCGCCGTATCGCCGAAATAGATGATGTCTTCGTCGGGCAACTGGCGCATGAGCTCGCGCACGACCGTGAGGCCGCCGATACCGGAGTCGAATACTCCGATGGGCGCATCGGACTGCATGTGTGTCGGAGTCTGTGTCAAGAGCCGTTCAGAATGCGAGCGAGGCGCCGATGGCGGCGCCGTTCGGGGTTGGGGTCACGGCGACGTTGGCCTTGAAGTCCCAGAGATTCGCGGCGACGTAAGCATCAGCGCCGGAAATTATGTGATTGAATATCAGAGCGGCGATCCAGTCTTCATAATGCGTTCGACGCGCACCGATGCGCGCGACGAGCCTGTTCTGCGTAAAACCGGTCGGAGTAATCACACCCGTGACCGTGTCAGCCGTGAAGCCCGTAGGAATGCTGTCCTTTCGTGCGGCGCGCGCCTCGCGCAGATCGAGTGCGGCCTTCCGCGCCATTCCGATCGAGAGCACCTCGGCCACCGCAAATAGAATCGACGATGTCGGACGATTGAGGCGCGATTGAGCGAAACCGGGAAGCAGCATCGAATAGATCATGGCGCGACGAGGCGCGATTGGCGGATGCTTCAGCGAGTCGGCGATCGTATCTGCGAGGATCGGCGTGCGGCCAATACCGATGGGTTGCGTGCGCTGTGCAACCACCGGCGCGGCGGCAAGCAGCGACACGAGCGTCGCGAAGCACGCGCGACGCGCGCGTGCTATTCCTCGACGATGACGCATTACCGGAGCAGCGTGGCGTGCTCCGCTCACGAGCTCGCCGACGCTGTCGCTCACGTCAGCGGTTGATCGCCACGATCGCGTCGATCTCAACGAGGGCACCACGCGGGAGCGCGGATACCTGCACGGTGGATCGCGCCGGACGCGCCTCGCCGAGCCAGCGACCGTAAACCTCGTTCACGATCGGAAACGCGGCCATGTCGTGGATGTACACGGTGGCCCGCGCAACATCGGCCCATGTTGCACCAGCGGCAGTGATCACCGCCGACAGGTTGCGCATGACGATCTCGGCCTGCTCGCGCACATCGCCTGTGGACATCTGGCCGGAGGCGGGGTCGAGTGCGATCTGACCGGCTGTATACAACATTCCGTTGACGATCACACCCTGGGAGTAAGGGCCGATCGCCGCGGGTGCATTGTCGGTGTGGACGTGCTGGAGCGCCATTTTGAAACCGTGAAAGAGCGAGCGAAAACGCCCGTGCAGCAGCGCGGGCCACGAATCAGGAAATATACCGCGTCGCAGGAGGGATTCGACGCGACGCTGCGCTCATGCTCGGCACATGATTCGCCGCTGTTGGCCGAGCGGCGTCACGGCATGGCGAGGGGGCCGTCGGAACTAGGATTCCGGCTGGTGTTCCGGTTCGGGGTGTTCGTCGCGCACGAGCTTGAGGTGACGAACGACGGGCGTAGCGACGTCGCCAGCTGAAGCGTCGGTGCGGTAGTAAGGATCCAGCTCGCGAAGCGTGCCGCGCAACTCGCGATAGCTCGTGACCGCCTGTGAGTGAGCTATGGATGCTTCGAGGCTGCCGGGCCCGAACTGCGCTTCGGCAAGGCGAGCGACATAGTAGCGCCGCCACGCCTCTCGTACGAGGCGCTCGGTGTGGCCGGTGCTCGGTGCGCCGGCGCGAAGTGCCTTCCACTGAGGCGGTGTGATGTCTGGTCGGCCGGGCGTGTCGTCCATGTTGTGGGTATCGGCAGCCCGGGCGAGTTTCCGAACCGCCTGACGCCATTCCGATAGCGGGATATCACATTTCTGCTCTAGCTTTCCTGCTATTGACAGCGGAATAGTCGCCGAGCGTTGTCGATCACCTGCGCACCCATCGTTCCGGCGTCGACGCCGCGCACGCTGGCCAAGCGAGCCGCTGTGAGCGCGACCCACGCCGATTCGTTGCGCTTGCCACGATGCGGGACTGGAGCGAGGTACGGCGCATCCGACTCGACGAGAATGCGATCATCGGGAATCGAGCGGATGATTTCGTCGCCTGCCCAGTTCCTGAACGTGACGATGCCGCTGAACGAGACATACCAGCCTGCATCGAGCGCTGTGCGTGCGAGATCGGCGCCGCTGGTAAAACAGTGCAGAACACCTCGGATGCCTTCCCTGCCCGCCTCACGGACCATCGTCGCGGTGTCGTCGTCCGCGTCGCGTGTGTGAACGACCACGGGACGGTCAAAACGCTTTGCCAGCTCGAGCTGCATCGCGAATGTGCGTCGCTGAGCGTCGCGCGGCGAGTTGTCGTAATGGTAGTCGAGTCCACATTCGCCTACCGCAACTGCGCCTGCGTCGAGCAGGCGCTCGAGCGCCGTGACGTCAGCGACGGGATCGAACGACGCCGCGTCGTGCGGGTGGATTCCGGCCGTGAATGTGATCCAGCCCGGATGCGTTGCCGCTATCCGGGCTGATTCATGTGCCTGCTCGATCGATGCGCCGATGCAGA harbors:
- a CDS encoding UDP-2,3-diacylglucosamine diphosphatase, whose amino-acid sequence is MLNTPCHIVSDLHLGVANAEVERSFEGYLAGITGKIPALIINGDLFDFWFEWKTVIPRRGFRTLAALAALRDSGTEILYIAGNHDCWGGDVLREDVGVEYHVGPWEGSIGPWRVRVEHGDGLREVEDRKYRMVRPIMRSPLAIGMFRRLHPDWATRLASGSSNASRTYSARDGGEGLRAIGHARLESEPELDVAVYGHSHVAALERVGARQVFANAGSWLDAPTYIEITDSSIELLRWNGSAERESLHVIDRGA
- the murI gene encoding glutamate racemase; protein product: MTQTPTHMQSDAPIGVFDSGIGGLTVVRELMRQLPDEDIIYFGDTARVPYGPKSPETVTRYAHEITSFLRDQGVKNVVVACNTATAHALDSLRAHFDIPITGVIEPGARAALRASASRRIGVVGTQGTVSSGAYERAIHALDDEAEVTARACPLFVPFVEEGWLDHPAINLVAQDYLAPLRDIGIDALVLGCTHYPLLKPVIARALGPDIKLIDSAEETAGEVARLLTERGLRHAQRDDRSRLRFIASDVPEQFRNVGERFLGAAIDHVETLTLG
- a CDS encoding Rid family detoxifying hydrolase, whose product is MALQHVHTDNAPAAIGPYSQGVIVNGMLYTAGQIALDPASGQMSTGDVREQAEIVMRNLSAVITAAGATWADVARATVYIHDMAAFPIVNEVYGRWLGEARPARSTVQVSALPRGALVEIDAIVAINR
- a CDS encoding TatD family hydrolase gives rise to the protein MERFFDSHAHLADEAFGGDRDAVIARARDAGAEGIVCIGASIEQAHESARIAATHPGWITFTAGIHPHDAASFDPVADVTALERLLDAGAVAVGECGLDYHYDNSPRDAQRRTFAMQLELAKRFDRPVVVHTRDADDDTATMVREAGREGIRGVLHCFTSGADLARTALDAGWYVSFSGIVTFRNWAGDEIIRSIPDDRILVESDAPYLAPVPHRGKRNESAWVALTAARLASVRGVDAGTMGAQVIDNARRLFRCQ